CGCGCCCCGGGACGTACGGGTCCCACGGCCGCGAGTCCCGGACAGACGAGCAGAAAGACGGCAGTGATGACAGCGCGCAACGGAGACCCCGCCGGTGCCACGGTGGCCGCGAGGGCCAGCCAGCCGGACGCTGCGAGCCCCCAACGTAGCGACGTCATCGGCGGATCGTCTCCCTCGGAGCCTCGTACCGGTACACCACCGCGTCATCGTTGTGATAGACGCGAGCGAAGCCCGCTGCCCCCGACAGCGCCGACTCCAGTCGTCTCACGGTGTCGGCGGGCAGCTCGCCCGTCAGATAGAGGTCCCTGGCCTGTGCCTGGCTGAGGATGATGTACGCGGGCTCCTTCGCGGTGGCCCCGTAGACGAACCCCTTCACGCCCTCCACGGGATCTCGTACCAACCGACGTCTGTCCCCGATGTCCTGCTGGCCCAGTAGCACTTGCTCGTGCTGGTCGTAGTGCATGAAGAGGCCGGGAACGGCGGACGTCAGTGTCACGATCCGTGAGCCTTCGGGAGCGTGAGATGTCACATAGCGGGCAGCTGCGACCTCCTGGAGGGTGAAGTGGTTCACGGCCTCCTTGCCGTAGTAGCCGAAGACGAGGCCGCCGAGCATGGCCAGCAGCAGAGGGTAGATGACGAGCATCCGCGGACGTGGCCGCGTGCCGCGGTGCACGAGGAGCGCGGCGATCAGGAAGGCAGCGGCGGGCAGCGCGAACAGGTAGGCCCGGAAGATCATCTCTCCGCCGTAGGCGTTCGCCGCGAGGATCAGCAGGGGGGAGATCACCAGCAGGGGCAGTCCGGTGCGGCGCGTCCAGGGACGGCGTACGAAGCCGATCGCGGCCAGCAGGAACACAAGCCCGGACAGGCCACGGTCGATCCAGGACACCAGGGCCAGTCCCGGCGCTGCGGTGCCAAGGGTGGCCAGGCCGGAGGAGATGTTGGCATCGGGCTGGATCAAGGCGTCAATCATGCTGCCGATGTGGGGCGAGATGTACGACCGCGCGACGGTGGCGTCCCACGCGGCCGTGAGGACGAGCGCACCGACCAGAACCGGCAGCACCACCCGCCGGTTGCGGCGCGGCAGCGACAGCACAACCAGCGCGCTGATCAGCATCAGCGGGGTGAGTGGGTGTGACGACACGATCGCGGCCACGATCACAAGCACCACGAGCAGCAGTCCCGGCGGCCAGGCTCCTCGTCTGCGACGGTCCGGCCGTGGGAGCGCGGAGGATGGCAGCTGCCGCAGGATCAGGGCGATCACGGTCACGAACAGCAGAAAGGCGAAGGCCTGCGGCGCGAAGTAGTCCTGCCCCACCCAGGAGCAGGAGTAGAAGATCCATGCCGCTCCCCAGATGAGCCTTCTGTCACGGGCCACCGCCCGGTACAGCAGCAGCAGCGGACCGAGCAGCAGGGCGTTGGTGAACGCCGGGGCCCAGGCCGCGTACCCGACGGCGGATTCCAGACCGGTGGCCCGCAGGAACAGCGCGTTGAGCTGGAAGAAGCCCGGCCAGTCGTTGTAGATGGAGAGCCCTTGCGAGTTCGGCACATCGCCGCCGTGTCGCAGCATCGCGTCGACGATCGCCAGATGCTTCCAGGCCCAGGAATAGCGCAGGGTCGGATACAGCAGCGTGGGCGTGGCGTGGATGACGGCGATCAGCGCCAGGACGTAGGCCGCGTACCAGCTGTTGCCGGTCCGCCGGTCGCCCAGCGCGATGCAGAAACCCAGGGTGAGCAGGGCCAGTGCGACCCAGAAGAGTACCGGCAGCACCTGCAGCAGACCGAGATCGCGCATCCGGTCGAGGTCGACATTGCGTAGCGACAGCAGCCACAGGGCGAGCGCGGTCGGCAGCACTGCCCGGATCACCCAGCGGCGCGCGGCTGCTCGCCCTGGCCTGGATTCGCCGGTCGTGGACGTGCCGGGCGGCGCCTCGGCCCCCGTACGAGACGACATCGAGCGACCTGTCACCGTCGGGCGCTCGCCCATCGGGACACCTCCTCGAGAACCGGGGCGACGGTGTGGGCCACCCACCAACGACTTCGCCCGAACTGCGGCGCCTTCCGCACATTGCTGGACACGTGCCACAGCCACGTCAGCAGCGGAAGTACTGCCGGGTCGCCGCCGTCCGGATCCACGGCGGCAGTGGAGAGCAGTGCACGGTCCGCAGCCGCCAGCCCGTCGCCACGCAGAGCATCGGCGACCAGCCTTCCCAGCGGGCGGCCGCTGAGCGCCTGTCGGACTGTCAGTACGAAGGTGCAGGCGTCGATCTCGGAGGGACCGTCCATTCGCGCACTCCCCCAGTCGTAGACACCAGTGACCCGGGTCCGCTCCTCGTTCAGCAGCACATTGCCGGGATGAAAATCCCCATGCGTCCAGGCCTGCGTCAACACTGCTCCGGCAAGGCCCGCGTCCAGGCGCCGACGCAACGCTTCCAGTCC
This window of the Streptomyces sp. SLBN-118 genome carries:
- a CDS encoding glycosyltransferase — protein: MGERPTVTGRSMSSRTGAEAPPGTSTTGESRPGRAAARRWVIRAVLPTALALWLLSLRNVDLDRMRDLGLLQVLPVLFWVALALLTLGFCIALGDRRTGNSWYAAYVLALIAVIHATPTLLYPTLRYSWAWKHLAIVDAMLRHGGDVPNSQGLSIYNDWPGFFQLNALFLRATGLESAVGYAAWAPAFTNALLLGPLLLLYRAVARDRRLIWGAAWIFYSCSWVGQDYFAPQAFAFLLFVTVIALILRQLPSSALPRPDRRRRGAWPPGLLLVVLVIVAAIVSSHPLTPLMLISALVVLSLPRRNRRVVLPVLVGALVLTAAWDATVARSYISPHIGSMIDALIQPDANISSGLATLGTAAPGLALVSWIDRGLSGLVFLLAAIGFVRRPWTRRTGLPLLVISPLLILAANAYGGEMIFRAYLFALPAAAFLIAALLVHRGTRPRPRMLVIYPLLLAMLGGLVFGYYGKEAVNHFTLQEVAAARYVTSHAPEGSRIVTLTSAVPGLFMHYDQHEQVLLGQQDIGDRRRLVRDPVEGVKGFVYGATAKEPAYIILSQAQARDLYLTGELPADTVRRLESALSGAAGFARVYHNDDAVVYRYEAPRETIRR